The genomic stretch CCGCGTCAGAAAAAAGCCCGGGCATTTTCAGGAAGTCTTCACATTTCTGTATGCCTGCTTCCGTCATTGATATGCTGCGCTCTTTCTCGTCCTTCTCGTAGTCAGTGCCTTCCGTGAGATTTCTGGCGGCTGAGTCTGCCTTCACGTAGAGTCCTGCGTCATCATCTGACGGCCCGGAAATGATTAGCGGTGTCCTTGCCTCGTCAATGAGAATCGAGTCAACCTCGTCAACAATGCAGAAGTTATGACCTCTCTGTACCATCTCAGCCGGGGACATGGCCATGTTGTCGCGCAGGTAGTCGAACCCGAACTCCGCATTTGTCCCGTACGTAATATCAGCCCTGTACGCCGCGACTCTCTCGTCCGGGGGCATGTAGGGGTAAATCACGCCCGCAGTGAGTCCCAAGAAGTTATAGACAGGCGACATCCATTCGGCATCGCGCTTGGCGAGGTAGTCATTCACCGTAACGAGATGGACTCCGTTCCCGCTCATGGCATTTAGGACTATTGCGAGGGGGGCAACGAGAGTCTTTCCTTCGCCGGTCTTCATTTCCGCTATTCGCCCGTCATGCAGGGACATTCCCCCGATTAGCTGAACGTCATAATGCCGGAGACCTATTGCCCTGTCGCTGACTTCCCGGACAATCGCGAATACTTCTGGGAGTACGTCATCAAAACCTGCTCCGCTGTCGGCAACCTGGGTCCGCAGTTCGTTGAAGCGCGACTGAATTTCGCCGTCTGATTTTGCGTGTATGCTGTCTGAATATGAGTTGACGATTTCGACAAGGCCGGAATATTTCTTTAATGCCCGGTCGTTAGGGTCAAGACCCATTAATTTCTTTATGCTGTCTAGGAACATGTTATCTCCTTTGTCTGTGAAATGTGCAAAGATTATCACGAATCAAAACATGCCACAACTTTGCGCGGAAAAATTTTTGCTTGACGTTAAACAGTCGGGCGTGTAAAATCTCTTGTTGTTGCGAGCCGGGCCCATAGCTCAAGTGGTTAGAGCCACCGGCTCATAACCGGAAGGTTCCTGGTTCGAGTCCAGGTGGGCCCATGAGAGAATGAAGACTCCTTGATGTTATGTCAGGGAGTTTTTTGTTGACCTTGTGCGGTGAGGCTCCCGGAGATTTTCACACCGCCGGGAGATTTTTTGCGGGGACTGTTAAATGACGTCTGCTATCTTTCGGATTAATATTCGTGCGTAAACTTCCCTGCCGTTAATCGTAAACCTGCGGCCGGGGTTTGGGTTGTCTTCTATGTACCTGTCGAGTCCGAGAATCTCAAACTGTTTCGGGTTGTACTTGTCGAGAAAAGTTATCGGGACTCCCATTATGCCGTCATAGTCATACGGAATTTCAACGGTCTTGCTGACTTCTATTGCGTCGTAGTTGTCGTAGCGGGGAAATTTTGACGGGTCTTTGCGGTAGCTCTTCACAAGAATCATTGTCTCATTGTGGCGGTGATGTTCGAGATTCGTAAACCAGCAAATATTACCGAGACTGCGGAATTTCTGAACATGGCCGGAGTCGTCTTCTTCCTCCCGGTATCGAGTCTCGCGGGGTTCGTAGTAGTCCGGGACTCTGAAATGTTTATCGCCGTTGCCGAGTCCGAGCCACATTTGATTACGCATAAACAGCGGGAAAATTTCCTTGTAGGTGATGGCGTTCATGTTTGCGAGAACGATAAATTTCTTGCCGTATTTCGTGAGGAGA from Synergistaceae bacterium encodes the following:
- a CDS encoding adenine-specific methyltransferase EcoRI family protein → MAKNFALQEAARARQDEFYTSRSDIENEMRYYWEHFRGKTVLCNCDDPYESEFFKYFSLFFNTIGLKKLIATCYAGSPIAQRQLSLFDDETPTPSRKPYCAVIECMKDYNGDGRTDLLDAEYILQHGVGGGLRVLEGDGDFRSPECVKLLQEADIVATNPPHSLLREYIFLLTKYGKKFIVLANMNAITYKEIFPLFMRNQMWLGLGNGDKHFRVPDYYEPRETRYREEEDDSGHVQKFRSLGNICWFTNLEHHRHNETMILVKSYRKDPSKFPRYDNYDAIEVSKTVEIPYDYDGIMGVPITFLDKYNPKQFEILGLDRYIEDNPNPGRRFTINGREVYARILIRKIADVI